CGGCGCGGTGCAGCTCGAGCAGTTCGGCGCGCAGATCTACGTCGCCGACCTGGTCGGGCTCGGCATGGTGCGCCAGATGGGCGCGCTGATGGCAGCGATCATCATGGCGGGACGCACCGGCGCCGCGTTCGCGGCGCAGCTCGGCAGCATGAAGGTCAACGAGGAGATCGACGCGCTCCGCACGATGGGCATCCCGCCGCTCGAGTTCCTGGTGCTGCCGCGCTTTCTCGCGCTCGTCATCATGATGCCGCTGCTCTGCGTCTATGCCGACGTGTTCGGCATCATCGGCGGCCTCACCATCGGCGTCACCATGCTCGGCATGTCGTTCACGCAGTACTGGAACGAGACGGTCGCGGCGATCGATCTGCTCGACTGCGTCCCGGGCGTGGTGATGAGCGTCTTCTTCGGCGCGCTGGTCGCGCTCTTCGGCTGCTTGCGCGGCATGCAGTCGGCGGGCAGCTCGTCGGCGGTCGGCGACGCCGCGACGTCCGCGGTGGTCTCCGGCATCGTCTCGATCATCGTCGCGGACGCGGTGTTCACCGTGATCTTCGACGTCCTGGGCATTTGAGCACCGTGGCGGGCGCGAACGGCGACGCACGGCACCCGCAGCGCGACGACGACGTCGCGATCGAGGTGCGCGACCTGACGATGGCCTACGGCGACTACGTCGTCATGCGCGACATCAATTTCAAAGTCCGCCGCGGCGACGTCTTCGTCATCATGGGCGACTCGGGCTCGGGCAAGAGCAGCTTGATGCGGCACATGATCGGGCTGCACGAGCCCGCCAAGGGCGAGGTGCTCTACGGCGGCAAGAGCTTCACCCGCGCCGACCCCGAAGAGCGCGAGCGCATGCTGCGGCGCATGGGCGTCCTGTACCAGCAGGGCGCGCTGTGGAGCTCGATGACGCTCGCCGAGAACGTCGCGCTGCCGCTCGGCGAGTACACCGACCTCTCGCCGCGCGAGATCCGCGAGGTCGCGCACCTGAAGCTCGCGCTCGTCGGCCTGCGCGGCTTCGAGGACTTCTACCCGTCGCAGATCAGCGGCGGCATGCGCAAGCGCGCCGGGCTCGCCCGCGCGATCGCGCTCGATCCGGAGATTTTGTTCTTTGACGAGCCGTCGGCGGGCCTCGACCCGATCAGCTCGAAGCTGCTCGACGATCTCATCCTGGCGCTGCGCGACAGCCTCGGCGCCACGGTGGTCGTGGTGACGCACGAGCTCGCGAGCATCTTCGCGATCGGCGACGACGCGATCTTCCTCGACGCCGATCGCAAGACGATGACCGCGCGCGGCAACCCGCGCGAGCTCGCGGAGAGCACGACCGACGACAAGGTCAAACGCTTCTTGACGCGTGGCGGTGATCTGCCACCGCATTTCGCGAACGAGGTGTCGCGGTGAAGAAACGAGTGAGTCCGACGCTGATCGGAGCGTTCGTCGTCGGCGCGCTGGCGCTCGTGGTGGCCGCCATCGTGATCGTCGGCTCGGCGACGTGGTTCAGCACCATCTACCGCTTCGTGCTCTACTTCAACGACTCGGTCGACGGCCTGACGGTGGGCGCGCCCGTCAAGTTCAAGGGCGTGCAGGTCGGCCAGGTGGAGCAGATCAAGCTCGCGGTGAGCGCCGATCAGGAGCCGCAGATCGCGGTGGTGATCGGCCTCGACGAGTCGCGCATCGAGAGCCTCGGCGGCACCGACGCCGGCTTCACGCCGCCGGAGATCCAGGAAGCGGTCAAGCACGGGCTGCGCGCGAAGCTCGCGTCGCAGAGCCTGCTCACGGGCCTGCTCTACGTCTCGCTCGACTACGAGCCCAACGCGCCGCCCGCGCACCTCGACGAGACCAAGAGCGAGTACCCGCAGATCCCGACCGTGCCGTCGCGCGTCGAGCAGGTCGCGCAGACCGCGCAGGACATCTTCAAGAAGCTCGAGGCGCTCGACTGGCAGGGGCTGTTCGACTCGATCAGCCAGACGATGGCGGGGCTGCGCGATCTGGTCGCCGACCGCGCCACGCAGGACGTCACGCGCCAGCTCAACGAGACGCTCAAGAGCGTGCAGCAGCTCACCGATCGTCTCGACGGTCAGATCGATCCGCTCGCGAACGACCTGCAGGACCTCGCGAAGAGCGCGCGCCTCGCGCTGCAGAACATCGACGCGGCGGTCGCCCAGATCCGCACGACGATCGAGCCGGAGTCGCCGCTCGCCTACGAGCTGTCGCGCACGCTGCACGAGCTGTCGCTCGCCGCGCGCTCGGTGCGCGCGCTCAGCGACTCGCTCGACCGCGACCCGACGCAGCTGATCTTCGGCCGCGAGTGAACGAGGAGGCCCGCATGCCACCGAACGCCCTCTTCTCCTCCCGTGCTCGTCTCCGCGTCGCGTTGTGCTGCGTGGCGCTGAGCGCGCTGCCCGCCTGCTCGCTGTTCACGCCGCGCAACGTGCCGGTCCAGTACTTCGTGCTGACGGCGTCACCGAGTGGCGCCGGTGGCGCGAGCAGCTCCCTGCGAAGCGGCCTCGCGGTCGGCCTCGGTCCGGTGACGCTGCCGGGCTACCTCGACCGGCGCGAGATCGTCACCCGCGTCGCGCCGAACGAGCTGCGCCTCGCGCAGAACGAGCAGTGGGGCGAGCCGCTCGCGGAGAACGTGCGCGCCGTGCTCGCGCAGGACCTCTCCGCGCGGCTCGGCGGCGCCGCGGTGGCGACCTTTCCCTGGCTCGGCTCGTTCCGCCCGGACTACCGCGTGCGCGTCGACCTGACGCGCTTCGAGCCGACCGACGCCGGCACCGTGGAGCTCGTGGCGCGCTGGCAGGTGCTCGCGGGGGACGACGTGGTCGCGGCGCGCGACGCGTGGATCACGCGGCCGATCAGCGGCGGCGGCACGGCGGCCGCGGTCACGGCGCTCGGCGAGGCGCTCGGCGATCTCGCGACGGAGATCGCGTCGGCGATTCCGACGACGCCGCGACGCGGGGGACGCGGACGATGAGCGTGGCGACGCGGCGTCTCCTCGCGCTCGTCGGGACCGCGCTGGCGCTCGCCGTCGCCTCGCCGAGCGCCGCCGTCGACCTGCTCGCGACGTCCTGCCCGTGCTCCGGTCCCGCGGTCGGCGGACGCTGGCGCGACAACGACCACTACCTCGCCTGCGTCGCCCACGCGGCGCGCGCGGGCAAGCGGCGCACGGACGTCCGCGTGACGTCGACGGCGCGCGAGCCGAGCGACGCGCAGAGCTCGAGCTGCGGCCGCACGCGGCCGATCGAGGGCAACGTCCGGGTGTGCGGACCGAACCCGGTGCTGCCCTGCCCGACCGTGCGCACCGCGCGCGTCGACTCCTGCGAGGAGTGCGACGTGGCGCTCGCCGGCCGCCTCGTGCGCTGCGCGCGGGTCGCGCGCATGAACGGCGGCACGGCCGACGTCTGCGGCACCACCGCGACCGGGCGCATCATCGCGGGACGCGCGATCGACGTGCGCACCGGCGTCGACTGCGCGAGCTGCAAGGCGAAGCTCGGCACGCCGCGTCCCGCGGGGCTCGACTGCGTCGTCGCCGCCTGCCAGGTCGCGTTTTGAGCTTTCCCGCCGGCGGGCTCTGATGTCAGAAGGGAAGCGATGACCACCGCCTCCGCGACCTCCTCCCTGAGCTCACCGATCCCTCCGCCGCCGCTCGCGCTCCTGCCCTTCGAGGTCCGCGCCTGGCTCGAGCTCGTCGGGCTCGTGCCCGCGCTGCCGGCGCTGCGCAGCGCGCCCACCGGCGACGGCCACCCGGTGCTGGTGCTGCCCGGCTACCTGTCGGACGACGTCTCGACGCGCGTGCTGCGCTGGTTCCTCCGCGACCGCGGCTACCACGTGCACGGCTGGCGCTGCGGGCGGAACCTGGGTCCGTCGCCGGAGATCCTCCAGGCCCTCGGGCGCCGCTTCCTCGAGATCCGCGAGCGCCACGGCGAGCGCATCTCGCTCGTCGGCTGGAGCCTCGGCGGGATCTTCGCGCGCGAGCTCGCGCGCACCTTCCCCGACGCCGTCCGTCAGGTGGTCACGCTCGCGAGCCCGTTCCGCGACGTGTCGGCGACCACGGTCGGACGCCTCGCGGCGTTCGGGCTCGGACCGCTGCCGACGCCGCACATCGCCGCGATCGCCGAGCGGCTGCGCGAGCCGCTGCCCGTGCCGACGACGTCGATCTTCAGCCGCACGGACGGCATCGTCGCGTGGCGGAGCTGCCTCGAGCAGCCGGGCGAGCAGCGCGAGAACGTCGAGGTGATGGCCAGCCACTGCGGCATGGGCCATCACCCCGCGGCGCTGCTGGTGGTCGCCGACCGGCTCGCGCAGCCGAAGGGAACGTGGCGTCCCTTCGAGCCGCGCGGCTGGTCGGTCGTACCGGGATTGCGCGCGGTGGTGCGCTGAGCACCGTCGCGCGCCGAGCGTTCACCGCTCGGTGAAGATCACAGCGCGAGCGTCGCGCTGCCGATGATCGTGCGCGTGCCGGGCTTGGTCTCGCACTGCAGCTCGACGTCGACGAGCTTCTGCCCGTTCTCCTCGCGCTTGCCGGTCACCTTGCCGGTGCAGGTGATCTTGTCGTCGGGCCAGGTGATGGCGCGGAACTGCACGTCGAAGCGCTTGACGCTCCCCGGTCCCGCCCAGTTGACGAGCACGTTCGACAGCAGGCCCATGGAGAACATGCCGTGCGCGAACACCGACGGTAGCCCGACGGCCTTGGCGAGCGTCTCGTCGTGGTGCATCGGGTTGTAGTCGCCGGACGCGCCCGCGTACTTGACGAGGTCGGTGCGCGTCACCTTCTCGTGCACGTACGTCGGCAGCGCATCGCCCACCTTGACGTCTTCGAACTTCGGCGCCGCCATGGTCACTGTCCCTCCGAGGTGCGAAGCAGGAGCGCGCACACGCGATTGCCCTGCTGATCGTAGAACGCCTGCTCGATGGTGTAGATCGTGCGCACGCCGGACTTGCCCTCGCGCGTGCCGATCGACTTGAGCTGGCTCTTCATCGTGAGCACGTCGCCCGCGAAAATCGGCCGGTCGTAGACGATCTCCGTGCCCTCGTGCAGCAGCTTGCGCACGTCCCACTTGATCTGCGGTCCGCCGCCGCCGCCCGGCTCGGCGTCCTGGCTGAGCGCGATCGGCAGCGTGGGCGGCGCGATCAGGCTCGGGTAGCCGCGCTTCTTCGCCTCCGCCTCGTCGAAGTAGGCGGGGTCGGTCAAGCCGATCGCGCGCGCGAACTGACGGATGCGCGACTTGTCGACGTGGATCGTCGAGGGCGGGCCCTCCTTGCCGACGAGGGCCTGGTTCGGATTCTCGGCCATGCTGTGCTGCTCCTTTTTGGGATCCGCTCGCGATGGGATTCGGGCGGAATCGGTACTTTCCTCTACCCAGCGGGGTCGGTGCAAGCGTCGCGCGAAGCGGCCGGCTGCGGAAGATCAGAACGTCGGGTCGGGCGGCGGCGCGAGCCGCAGGATGCGCTGCGCCACGTCGCGCGCCACCTCGCCGTAGATCGGCGCGCTCGGGTGCAGCGCCCAGGTGAAGCGGCCCACCGCCTCGGGCACGCGCTCGAGACCGGCGCGCGCGTCGACCACCGTGAAGCCGTCCTCGCGCGCGAGTCGGCGCAGCGCCTCGTTCGGCAGCGTGAAGCGCTCGAAGTCGAGGTGGTACGAGATGAAGATCGGCACCGCGCCCGCGCGCTCGGTGAGCCGCCGCATCGCGCGGTAGTCCGCCATCGCGGCGCGCACGCGCTCCTCGTCGACGCGCACCTCGCGCTCTTCCCGCATCACGACCTCACCGAAGAAGGGGACGATCTTCGTGTTGCGATTGACGCCCTGGACCGCGTGGCGTCCGTCCTGAAGGTGCTCCCTCGCCGCGACGTGGAGCGCTCGGTCGTGCTGCACGACGCGCACGAGCTTGTAGACCTTGAGCCCGAGCAGCGTGCGGTCGAGCCAGCCCGCGGGGGTCGCCGCGTCGGTCTCGGCCGAGTTCCACGCGTTGTTGATGCCGCACCAGAAGACGACCACGTCGGGCTCCCAGCGCGCGAGGTTGAGCGCCAGGCGGTTGCGCACCTGCGCCGTGTTCACGCCGGGGATGCCGACGTTGATCACCGAGTAGACGCCGGGTGCGGCCTCGTCGAGGAAGCGCTGCAGCTGCGCGGGATAGGTCTCGTGCGGCTCGACGGTGCCGCCGTAGGTGTGCGAGTCGCCGACGGCGAGCACGCGGACGCGCGCGCCCGGACGCCAGCCCGAGCTCTGCTGCGCGACGAAGAGCGACGAGACGCGCAGCGCGACCTCGGCGAGCGCAGCGGTCGCGACCAGCGAGGCGAGAACCACCGCCCCGCCACGGATCAGGGTCCGTCCGATTCGCGACCGCTGCGCCATGGTCGTCACTCAACCTGGCACGCCGCCCGTGCGATTGACGGTCAGGTCAGAAGGGAGTCATTCCGCCATCGACCGTGTACAGCGCGCCGTTGACGAACGCTGCTTCGTCGCTGAGCAGGAACGCGATCACCGACGCGACCTCGGCGGGCTCGCCGTAGCGTCCGAGCGGGATCTGCGTGAGCAGCGTCTGCTTCAGCGTGTCGCCCGCGCCCGGCGCGAAGCCTTCCTCGAGCGAGCGCATCATGCGCGTCTCGATCGGCGCCGGCAGCACCGCGTTCACGCGGATGCCCGCCGCCGGATACGACACCGCCGCCGCGCGCGTGAGACCGATCACCGCGTGCTTGCTTGCGATGTACGCGGAAACGAACGGATTGCCGGTGATGCCCGCGACCGACGATAGATTGACGATCGATCCGCCACCGCGTGCCTTGAGCGCCGCGTAGCCGTACTTGAGGCCGAGGAACACGCCGCGCACGTTCACCGCCAGCACGCGGTCGAACTCCTCCTCGGGATACTCCTCGAGCGGCTTGACGACGCCCTCGATGCCGGCGTTGTTCACCAGCAGATCGACGCCGCCGAAGCGACGCGTCGCCTCGGCGAAGAAGCGCTGCACGTCGTCGGCGCGGCTGACGTCGCCGGTCACCGCGTGCGCCTCCGAGCCGAGACGCGACACCTCGGAGACGACCGAGGCCAGCGCGTCGCCGTCGACGTCGGCCGCGACGACGCGCGCCCCTTCGCGTCCGAGCCGCTCGCACACCGCGCGGCCGATGCCGCCCGCCGCGCCGGTGACCAGCGCCACCTTTCCTGCGAAGCGGGCCGCGCTCATGCCGGCGCCCTCTCCTCGGCGGCGAGCTGGCGCAGCGTCGCGAGCGCCTCGTCGATGTGCTTCGAGATGCCGAGCTCGCTCTGGATCACGCGCCGCACGATGCCGTCGCGGTCGATGACGAAGGTCACGCGCTTGGGCGGGAACCAGCCGCCGAAGCGCGCGACGCCGAACGCCTTGCAGATCGTCGCGTCGCGGTCCGACAGCAGCGGAAAGTTCAGACGGTGGTCGGCGATGAACTTCCGGTGCGACTCCTGCGAGTCCATGCTGACGCCGACGATCGCGGCGCCCGCCTGCTGGATCTCGCCGGCGTGGTCGCGGAACGCGCACGCCTCCTTGGTGCAGCCGGGCGTGTTGTCGCGCGGATAGAAGTAGAGGACGAGCGGCTTCTTGCCGCGGAAGTCGTCGAGCGACAGCGTCTTGCCGTCGGCGGTCACGCCGGAGAACGACGGCGCCTTCTCACCCTCGCGAATCATCTCCCCTCCGCGTCGCGCTTGCGCGCCAGCAGCAGGCCGTCGGCGACCGGGATCATCACGCACTCGACGCGCGGATCCGCCGCGACGAAGGCGTTCAGCTCCCGGATCGCCCTGGTGCTCTCGTCCTGGTTCGACGCGTCGACGACGTTGCCGCCCCAGAGCACGTTGTCGAACACGACGAGCCCGTTCGGGCGCATGCGCTCCAGGATCTCCTCGTAGTAGTTCTTGTAATTGACTTTGTCCGCGTCGATGAACGCGAAGTCGATGCTCTCGTCGCGCGGCAGCGCGCGCAGCGTGTCGAGCGCCGGCGCGAGCTTGAGCTCGATGCGGTCCGCGACGCCGGCCTTCTCCCAGTAGCGCCGCGCGATCGACGTCCACTCCTCGTTGACGTCGCAGCACAGGAGCTTGCCGCCCGGCGCGAGCCCGCGCGCGATCGAGATCGAGCTGTAGCCGGTGAAGGTGCCGACCTCGACCGCGTTGCGCGTCCCCGAGATGCGCGCGAGCAGCGTCAGCAAGGCGCCCTGCTCGGGCGCGATCTGCATCATCGCGATGCCGCCGAGCCGCGTGGTCTCCTCGATCAGCTCGGCGAGCACGGGATCGCGCTCGCTGCGGTGCGCGAGCACGTAGGCATAGATCTCGGGCGTGAGCCGGACGAACTTGTCGGACATGGACGGGACATTGGCGCTGCCGCTCGCGGCATGTCAACGACGCCACGTGCCGCGCTCGCCGAACCGACCGCGCACGGCGCTCGCGGCGCTCGCGCTGCCGTTCGCCGCCGCGCTCGCGATGTCGCCCGCGTCCGCGGCGGCTGCGGAGGTCGGCGCGTGCGCACGCTACGCGGAGAAGGCGGTGCGCACGGGACGCACGCAGGAAGGCCTGCACGAGCTCTCCGGCATCGCCGCAAGCCGCCGCCACCCCGGCGTCTACTGGGCGCACAACGACTCCAACAACCACGGCACGCTGTTCGCGATCGACGAGAGCGGCAAGGTGCTGGCGCGCTTTCCGCTGCGCGGGCTGCGCCCGCGCGACGCCGAGGACGTCGCGGTCGGCCCGTGCGCACCGGGCAGTCGCAGGAGCTGCATCTACCTCGCCGACACCGGCGACAACCTGCTGCGCCGCAAGGAGGTGTGGATCGGCCGCATCGAGGAGCCCGACGCCCTCGACGGCCGCGTCCTGCACGTCGAGGCCGACGCCTTCCGCTACCCCGACGGCGCGCGCAACACGGAGAGCGTGCTCGTCGACCCGCGCAGCGCGCGCCTCTACGTCATCACCAAATCGGTCGACGGCCTCGGCGAGGTCTACCGTCTCGACGACATGCGCGACGGTCACGTCGGCAAGGCGACGCTCGTCGCAACGCTCCCCACACCCGCCACGCTCGCCCGCCTGACGACCGCCGCCGACCAGCACCCCAGCGGCGAGCGCGTCTTGCTCCGCACCTACACCGGCGTCTGGGAGCTCGCCCGCCCCGGCGCGCGATCCCTCGAAGAGGTGTTCACCGCCAAGCCCGTCCCGCTCACGAGCGCCACCCAGATGCAGGGCGAAGCCATCACCTACACCTTCGACGGCCGCGCCTACCTCCTAGCCGGCGAAGGCGAAGGCAGCCCCATCTACCGCGTCGACTGCGCAGACCCCGCGAAGTGAGCACTACGTGCGGAATGAGCTCGGCTCCGGCGAGCTCTTGCGGACGACAGCCTTCCCCTTCCCTTTCCCTTCCCATCCTCTCGCAACGCCCCCGCGTCGGACCGACGTCAGCGCGCAGCGGGCACGGGGACGGGGCGATCTAGACGAGCACGTGCACCAAATCGCGCGCGCGGCAGGGCGCGCACGACGTGCTCGTCAATCGCCCCGGCCACGCGACCGCTGCGCGCGGCCCCCTCTGCCCGACCGCGCGCGGGCGACCGTCCGGTCACCACGACAGCCGTGCCACCGTCGCAAGCGGAGCGCGCCACCGCGCGCACGGCCCGCGCCCACCGGCACGAACACCGCGCGCCGACGTCAGCGCGCGCGACGACTCACTCCGGCGCGAGCCGCAACGTCAGCGGATGATCGAAGTACCGCACGAAGACGTCGGTCCAGTACTTCTCCGCCATCGCCGCGTCGACCTTCTCTGCCATCTCCGGCGCCGGCGTCCCCACGACCGCGGGGAACTCCCGTTCCGCGATGCGCACCGTGACCTTCGGCCGCGTCTCGTTCTCCTCGAAGCGCCGCGCCGCGCGCGTGCCGAG
The Candidatus Binatia bacterium genome window above contains:
- a CDS encoding ATP-binding cassette domain-containing protein, whose protein sequence is MAYGDYVVMRDINFKVRRGDVFVIMGDSGSGKSSLMRHMIGLHEPAKGEVLYGGKSFTRADPEERERMLRRMGVLYQQGALWSSMTLAENVALPLGEYTDLSPREIREVAHLKLALVGLRGFEDFYPSQISGGMRKRAGLARAIALDPEILFFDEPSAGLDPISSKLLDDLILALRDSLGATVVVVTHELASIFAIGDDAIFLDADRKTMTARGNPRELAESTTDDKVKRFLTRGGDLPPHFANEVSR
- a CDS encoding MlaD family protein, with the translated sequence MKKRVSPTLIGAFVVGALALVVAAIVIVGSATWFSTIYRFVLYFNDSVDGLTVGAPVKFKGVQVGQVEQIKLAVSADQEPQIAVVIGLDESRIESLGGTDAGFTPPEIQEAVKHGLRAKLASQSLLTGLLYVSLDYEPNAPPAHLDETKSEYPQIPTVPSRVEQVAQTAQDIFKKLEALDWQGLFDSISQTMAGLRDLVADRATQDVTRQLNETLKSVQQLTDRLDGQIDPLANDLQDLAKSARLALQNIDAAVAQIRTTIEPESPLAYELSRTLHELSLAARSVRALSDSLDRDPTQLIFGRE
- a CDS encoding PqiC family protein — encoded protein: MPPNALFSSRARLRVALCCVALSALPACSLFTPRNVPVQYFVLTASPSGAGGASSSLRSGLAVGLGPVTLPGYLDRREIVTRVAPNELRLAQNEQWGEPLAENVRAVLAQDLSARLGGAAVATFPWLGSFRPDYRVRVDLTRFEPTDAGTVELVARWQVLAGDDVVAARDAWITRPISGGGTAAAVTALGEALGDLATEIASAIPTTPRRGGRGR
- a CDS encoding alpha/beta hydrolase, encoding MTTASATSSLSSPIPPPPLALLPFEVRAWLELVGLVPALPALRSAPTGDGHPVLVLPGYLSDDVSTRVLRWFLRDRGYHVHGWRCGRNLGPSPEILQALGRRFLEIRERHGERISLVGWSLGGIFARELARTFPDAVRQVVTLASPFRDVSATTVGRLAAFGLGPLPTPHIAAIAERLREPLPVPTTSIFSRTDGIVAWRSCLEQPGEQRENVEVMASHCGMGHHPAALLVVADRLAQPKGTWRPFEPRGWSVVPGLRAVVR
- a CDS encoding MaoC/PaaZ C-terminal domain-containing protein; protein product: MAAPKFEDVKVGDALPTYVHEKVTRTDLVKYAGASGDYNPMHHDETLAKAVGLPSVFAHGMFSMGLLSNVLVNWAGPGSVKRFDVQFRAITWPDDKITCTGKVTGKREENGQKLVDVELQCETKPGTRTIIGSATLAL
- a CDS encoding MaoC family dehydratase N-terminal domain-containing protein; this encodes MAENPNQALVGKEGPPSTIHVDKSRIRQFARAIGLTDPAYFDEAEAKKRGYPSLIAPPTLPIALSQDAEPGGGGGPQIKWDVRKLLHEGTEIVYDRPIFAGDVLTMKSQLKSIGTREGKSGVRTIYTIEQAFYDQQGNRVCALLLRTSEGQ
- a CDS encoding GDSL-type esterase/lipase family protein, whose protein sequence is MVLASLVATAALAEVALRVSSLFVAQQSSGWRPGARVRVLAVGDSHTYGGTVEPHETYPAQLQRFLDEAAPGVYSVINVGIPGVNTAQVRNRLALNLARWEPDVVVFWCGINNAWNSAETDAATPAGWLDRTLLGLKVYKLVRVVQHDRALHVAAREHLQDGRHAVQGVNRNTKIVPFFGEVVMREEREVRVDEERVRAAMADYRAMRRLTERAGAVPIFISYHLDFERFTLPNEALRRLAREDGFTVVDARAGLERVPEAVGRFTWALHPSAPIYGEVARDVAQRILRLAPPPDPTF
- a CDS encoding SDR family oxidoreductase, whose amino-acid sequence is MSAARFAGKVALVTGAAGGIGRAVCERLGREGARVVAADVDGDALASVVSEVSRLGSEAHAVTGDVSRADDVQRFFAEATRRFGGVDLLVNNAGIEGVVKPLEEYPEEEFDRVLAVNVRGVFLGLKYGYAALKARGGGSIVNLSSVAGITGNPFVSAYIASKHAVIGLTRAAAVSYPAAGIRVNAVLPAPIETRMMRSLEEGFAPGAGDTLKQTLLTQIPLGRYGEPAEVASVIAFLLSDEAAFVNGALYTVDGGMTPF
- a CDS encoding peroxiredoxin, which gives rise to MIREGEKAPSFSGVTADGKTLSLDDFRGKKPLVLYFYPRDNTPGCTKEACAFRDHAGEIQQAGAAIVGVSMDSQESHRKFIADHRLNFPLLSDRDATICKAFGVARFGGWFPPKRVTFVIDRDGIVRRVIQSELGISKHIDEALATLRQLAAEERAPA
- a CDS encoding O-methyltransferase, with protein sequence MSDKFVRLTPEIYAYVLAHRSERDPVLAELIEETTRLGGIAMMQIAPEQGALLTLLARISGTRNAVEVGTFTGYSSISIARGLAPGGKLLCCDVNEEWTSIARRYWEKAGVADRIELKLAPALDTLRALPRDESIDFAFIDADKVNYKNYYEEILERMRPNGLVVFDNVLWGGNVVDASNQDESTRAIRELNAFVAADPRVECVMIPVADGLLLARKRDAEGR